The genomic stretch GCCTTGAAAACGACGACCAGTCCGAGGCCGACCAGTGCATAGATCGCACCGCTCACCACCCCGGCCACCAGCAATTGTGGAAGCATCAACAGCGACATTTTATTCAATCGCAACCGGAGCCGCCGCCTTTTCGTCGCCCGGCCAATAGCCGGGCATGGCGAGCGTTTCGACCCCATCGACAATCTTGTAGATGCTCAGGCCGCGCCCTCCCGCATGATTTCCTGGTGTGAATGTCAGCGGATAACTCAAGGCGTGGCTATTCAGATTGGTAATGTGATCGAGTGCTGCCGCAAGCTTGTCGGGCGTGACATCCTTTCCGAGACTGCGGATCGCCTCGACCAGAGTTTCGGCAGCTCCGACGCCGGACACGACCAGCGGGTTGAACGTTACGTCGGGGTACTTCGCGCGCATTTCGTCCATCATCGGTTTCATCCGCGGGCCGTCGAGGACGTCTCTGGCGAGCATGCTGCCGAAATAATGCGCGAGCGCGCTCTGTGGGAGCGAGCGGTATATGCTGCTGTCGGTTACGGATGCCGAGGTCACAATCGTCGCTTTGAGGCCAAGGTCCTCGGCCTGACGGAGCAGGATTTGCGCCGGCACCTGGTAGAGAAAGGCAATCACCACATCTGGATTGGCGGCCTTGAGCTTCAGAATTTGCGCGGTCGCGTCGGTACCGCGCGACTCCAACGTCTCGTCGGCGACGATCTTCTGTCCGTACTGCGCCAGCATGGCATCAACGCCTTGGCGGCCTTCCTTGCCATACACGTCGGTCTGACCGATGAATGCCACTCTTTGCGGTTTGAGAACGTTCATCGCAAAGTTGACGAGGGCTCCGCCTTGCGCATGCACGGACGGCGCCACGAAGAAGAAGTTCGGCTTCAATCCGCCGAGTTGCGACGAACTGGACGTATAGCCACCGCTCGAGAACGACATGAACGGCAACGGCGTCGTTGGTGCGACAGCATCGCGAACCGCGACAGCGGCTGACGAACACGTCAGCCCGAGCACCGCGACGACCGAGCGCTCCGAGGCAAGCTTGGTTGCGACACCGACCGACTGTTTGGGCGAGCATCCGTCGTCTTCAGCGACGACTTCCAGCTTGCGCCCGTTGATACCGCCTGACGCGTTGACCTTGTCGAAGACGTAGCGAACGCCGGTGAGGCTGGGTACGCCATATTGCGAATAGGCGCCGCTCAGCGAATCCTGCACGGCAACGCGGATGCTGGTGTCGGTTACGCCATAGACGCCTTGTGCCCAACCGGCAGCTGGTGCAAGTGCAACAACCGTCGCCAAAATCACCGCTCTCATTTCGTTCTCCCTTTCAGATCACGGCTTGTTTTGCCAGTTTCTTGAGTTCAAATTTTTGGACCTTGCCGAGTGGCGTCATTGGGAAGTCCTCGACAAAGTGAAATCGCGCCGGAATTTTGTATTTGGCGATCCGTTCCGTACAGAAGCGCGTCAGATTGTCTGGATCGGGCTTCGCTCCCGCGCGAAGCTGGACGAAAGCAACGGGCAGCTCGCCCATGCGCTCGTCGTTAATTCCAACAATGTGGGCCTGAACGACATCGGGATGTTCGGCCAATAGCGCTTCGATCTCGACCGGATACACGTTGAACCCGCCCACGAGAATCATGTCGGTGACCCTGCCGGTAATTCGAATGTTGCCGTCGCGGCCCAGCACGCCCAGATCGCCGGTTCGAAACCAGCCGTCGCTGAAAGGCTTGGTCAGGCCGTCGTGCCCAGCAAAATAGCCCAGCATGACGTTGGAGCCGCGAACGCAGATTTCGCCATCGATCTCCGGCGCGAGAACGGCCGGGGACGCCGGCTCACAAATACGGACTTCCACGCCGGGCAGCGGCCGGCCGACAGTCCCCGTGACGATCTCCACCGGATCGCCGATACGGGTGAGAGTGATGACCGCGCAAGTTTCCGACATTCCGTAGCCGCTGAGGAGATCGCGTACTCCAAGTTGGCCGATGATGGCGTCTGCAAGTTGCGGAGGGCAGGGCGCACCGCCGACGATCCCCGTGCGCAACGAAGCGGTTCGCTCCGGACGAAACTCGGGATGATTCAGCAACATAAGATACATGGTCGGAACGCCGTAAATGACGTTACAACTCTCGCGCTCGATCGTCGCCAACGCGGCGCCGGCCTCGAAGGTTGGCATGACGACCAGGCAAGCATCATGGGTCCAGCTGGCGACCAGCGCATTGCAACACCCGAACACGGAGGGCAATGGCGCGCCGTACAGGACGCGTTCATTCGGAGAGATCCGCATCACGTCACCCACACTGCGCTCGGTCGAGATGATGGCGCTGTGGCTCAGCATGGCCCCTTTAGGCACACCCGTGGTTCCGCTGGTAAAAATGCAAACCGCCGGGTCGTCGGGCTCGACCAGCGCGGTCGCAAGATCGAAATACGCCTCATCGAGTTCCTCGGCGCTGGCCAGGAACTTCGACCATCCCACGACGTCACGATGACGGCTGCCGTCAAACGAGACGAGCCGACGCAGCGACGGTGCGCGCTCGATCTTTCCTTCGCCGATGTCGGGAAACGCAATCTGCAGAATGGAGTCGAGATCGACTTTGAGATAGGTTTTTTGAAAGAACAATATGGTCGGCTCGGCGCGCTCCACGATATTGCCGAGTTCGGTTGCGCCGTAGCGACTTTGAATCGGGACAAAGATCGCACCGATCAGCGTCGTCGCCAATTCGACGAGCACGAACTCCGGCCGGTTCGGGACCCAGATGCAGACGCGGTCGCCTCGTCGTACGCCTGCGCTCAGCAGAGCGCGCGCTACGCGACGCGCTTGCGTAACGAATTCCTGGCCACTGAAGGTGCGTCCTTCGTACGACAGAACAGGACGATCTCCGCGTGCGGCAACCTGTTCAGCCAGCTCCCGAAAAGTCTGCATCGCTAGACACCTGCTCGACGGAAACGCGGGAGGGTGACATCACCGACGTCCTCGAAGACGACCTCCACCCTGTCGTCGATCTTGGTTTGAAGCGCGTTCGGGCCGACGATGTTGCTCATCATGATCGGGCCTTCATCGACTTCGATCAGTGCCAAGGCATAAGGCGTTGCCGATGCAAAGACGGGCGTCGCCGGCCGGTGCACGACGGTCACGGAATGGACGCGGCCGCGGCCGCTAAGCTCGGTCCAGGCCAGGTTCTCGCTGGAGCAGACCGGGCAGATATAGACCGGGTAGAAAGTCAGATTGCCGCAATCTTCGCATTTCTGCATCAGCAGCCGGCGATCTCGGCAACCGTCCCAGAACGGCTTCGAAACGTCGGTCGGACGGGGGGCGATGGTGGGCATAACAGAGCTCATGGATCAGTCCCTTCCAAGGATGCAGACGGAATGGTTTGAGGCCACCGCGCTGACGTTGGTGACCAGCGCGATTTTCGCGTCCGGTACCTGACGTGGTCCACATTCGTGACGAAGCTGCCGGACACCTTCTATGAGGTGAAAGATGCCGCCCGGCATGCCGGGGTGGGCGAAAGAGAGAAGGCCACCGTGGGTGTTCACCGGCAAGGCGCCTCCAAGCTCGATTCGGCCGCCCTCGACGAACGAGCCGCCTTCACCTTTCTTGCAGAACCCAAGATCCTCGAACTGCATCAGTGCGGTGATCGTAAAGCTGTCGTAGATTTCGGCCACGTCGATGTCGTCGGTTGTAACACCCGCTTCCCCGAAGGCATCGCGTGCCGCAACTTTTTGAACGGTGTTGGTGAGATTGAACTCGCCTCTGCGATCGAGGGGATGCCCGATGGCTCCGGCGAGATGTCCCATGTGATAGTAGGATTGTGCCTGCCCTGCGCCCAGCAGCCGAATCGGACGGCGTCGCAATTCGCGTGCACGTTCGAGCGTAGTCACGATGAATGCGCCGCCACCGTCCGAGATCAAGCTGCAGTCGAGCATATGCAGCGGCGAGGAAATCATTCTCGAGTTGAGAACGTCGTCGATCGTGATCGGCTGGCGCTTCTGCGCGGCCGGATTGAGCGAGGCGTGCTTGCGGCAGGCAACCGCGATGGCGGCAAGTTGCTCCGGGGTGGTGCCGTATTCGTGCATGTGCCGCTGCGCGACCAACGCGTAAAATGCTGGGATATGCGCGCCGAAGGGCACCTCGAATTCGAGGGAGTGCGCACCAAGCTCGGTATAGGCAGCGACACCCTGTCCGAGGCCAGGTCCTGAAAGAAGATTGTCGGCTGCTACCACCAGAACGGCCCGACATCTCCCGGATTGCACTGCCCACTGCGCGAGCTGCAATGCGTAGCCGAACGCAGCCCCGCCAGTCCGCAACGTGTCGCACAGAGTCTTGCAAAACAGGCCAAGGTGTTCGGCAATGACCATGTGATGCCGCACATTGTCATCGACAACCGATGCGGTGGTGAGCAGGCCGTCGATCTCGTTTTTGTCGATCCCAGAGTCTTCGATCGCGCGCTTCGCAGCCTGGATGTAAAGTCCCGTTGAATGTATTCCCGGCAAGTTGCCGACGGCAGTCTCGCCGACTCCCGCGATAGCAACTTCGACATTTGACCTCAAACCCATTCATGGTCTCCTGTTGTATGAGAGTGGATGCCGGGACGCCGCCTAGCCGAGATACGCCTTCTGGACGAAGCTGCTGGCGGCGAGTTCATCGCCGGTGCCACCGGCGATGACGGCGCCGTTTTCAAGGACGAAGCTTCGCGCCGCCACGGATAGCGCCCTGGTCATGTCTTGCTCGGCCAGCAGGATGGCAAGCCCATCTGCGGCCAACCGAGCGATGACCGCGTAGACCGCATCGACCATGATCGGCGCGAGGCCGAGCGAAGGCTCGTCGAGGATCAGCAATTTCGGTCTCGCCATCAGTGCCCTGCCGATCGCAAGCATCTGCTGTTCACCCCCCGACAGGGTCCCCGCCGACTGCTGCGAGCGCTCAGCCAGCCGCGGAAAAATATCGAAGACCCGGGCCATCTCGTTCTTGATCTCTCGATCCCGCCGAACGAACGCGCCGAGCTCCAGATTTTCAAGCACGCTCATCTGCGCGAAGACCTGACGTCCTTGCGGCACCTGAACGATTCCAAGCTGCACCAGGCGCTCATTGTTGAGATTATGAACGGGCGCGCCGTTAAAGATGATGACTCCGCTGCGTACCGGCAAAAGTCCGGAAAGCGCCAGCATGGTGGTGGTCTTGCCGGCGCCGTTGGCGCCCAGCAGTGCCGTGACTTGCCGCGGCAACGCCTCGAACGTCGCGCCTCGAACTGCGAGGGCAGCCCCATAGGAAACCGTCAGATTTTCAACCCGTAACATCGTCAATGCTCGATCGCGGCGCTATGGCCGCCGAGATAAGCCTCAACCACCGCGGGATCAGCCAGAACGGTGGCGGGCGTACCTGACGCGATCACGAAGCCATGGTGCATGACGGTGATGTGGTCGGCGATCTGCCGGACCAGCGGCACATTATGTTCGACAATCAGAACCGCGATGGCGAATTGCGACACGATCAGTTTGAGCAGCCGAGAAAGACGCTCGATATCTTCCGACGCAAGCCCTGCCGCGGGCTCATCGAGCAGCAGAAGTCGCGGCGATGACGCCAACGCGCGGGCGACTTCAAGCAGCCGCTGTTGGCCATAGGCCAGCGTGTCTGCCTGGCGGTCCGCGAGGTCCGCCAAGCCGACAAGTTCAAGCAGATCGCCGACGCCGAGACCGGTCTCGGTCTTACGCCTGCGGGCGACGCGCACATTGTCGCCGACGCTGAGGCGGCTGAACAGTTGCGGGGTCTGAAACGATCGGGCAATGCCGTGGCGCGCAACGCTCGCCGCGTCGAGCGGCGGAAGCACTTGGCCATCGAGCCTGATCTCACCCGACGAGCGGCGCTGAAAGCCGGAAATGCAATTGATCACTGTGCTTTTGCCGGCGCCGTTCGGTCCGATCAGGCCGTGGATTTCGCTCGCGACGAATGCCATCGTCGCGTCGGCCACGGCCGTGAGGCCACCAAAGCGAACTGATACTTCCTGAAGTTCAAGAATGGCGCTCATGTCGAGCTCCTGCGCCGGGAAAACAAGCCCGCGAGTCCGCCGGGAAAAATCAGAAACACGGCCATCAGGCACAGGCCGTAACCAAGTTCGCGAAGCCCCGGAAAGTCGATCAGTACCCGATCGACGAGCGTCATAGTCACGCTGCCGAGGACGGAGCCGGCGAGACTGCCGAAACCCCCGATGGCGATGGCTGCGAGTTGCTGCAGCGTCACGGACAGTCCGAAGGAATAGGGATCGATGAAGCCGACGGCGGCAGCAAAGAGAGCGCCCGCGAGGCCCGCATAGGCACCCTGGATGGCGAAAGCGGCCGTCTTGATTACCCGGTGATCATATCCGATGCTGGCCAACGCTGGCTCCGAGTCACCGAGCGCCACGAACAGGCGGCCCAGAGACCCTGTTTCGATATATCGATAGGCAATCAGCGCCAAAACCGTCAGCGGCAGAAACAACAGATAGAGCTGCCCTGGCGCCGCCAACAATGCGCCTGCCACCGCCGGCCGCGGGATTGCGAGACCATCGGGACCATTGGTCAAGCTGTCGGCGTGCACCAAAACGAACTGGAAAATCTCGCCGAATCCGAAGGTGATCATGGCGAGATAGAGATCGCCGGCTCGCCAGGCGATCAGGCTGATCGCGGCAGAAGCGACCGTCGCCACCGCCACCGCCAATGGCAGCGCGGCGAAAAAGGACAGACCATAGCGCACCTGGCAGATTCCCGAGACGTATGCGCCGATTCCAAACAGCGCTCCGGTAAACAGCGCGAACTGCCGAGCGACCCCGATCACGAGGTTCAAACCGACGGCCAGGAGAATGTTCACCAGCGCGAGGTTGAGGGTGTAGAGCTGGTAGTCGGAAAACAGCGACGGCGGCAGCAGGAAAAGCCCGGCCGCAGCGAGAATCCAGGCTCCGCCGACGGCCATCCTCCCGCGCATCTTCGCCGCCTGCTCCCGGCTGCCTGCCAGGCTATCGCTCGACTGCAACAATTTTCCTCCCCGTCTGTTATGATGATTTATGATTCACGGGTCACCAATCATGATGCAGACGGAGGATGTGGTTGTCAATATCCGAACAGGAAGGTATCGCTGGACCCGAGGGTGAGGTTGAACCCGCCGCCTGCAACCGGGTCCAACGTCCCCAAGCGGGAGTCAGAGAACCGAAAGGACAAAAGTGGCAATTTCCAAGAAATCGCGGCGATCGCGAAAGAATCGGGCGGAAAGATCCGAGGAAATTCGCCAAGCTATCTTTCTCGCCGCGGCACGTGTGGTCGGACGCTACGGCTATGCCGACGCGTCGATCAGCAAGATCACTACGGCAGCGAAGGTGGCTCACGGGACGTTCTATAATCATTTTGAATCGCGTCAGGATTTGTTCGAGCAATTGCTTCCCGCGCTCGGGCAACTGCTGCTGTCGCACGTCACCAGCGAAGTCGCTCCGGTTGCCGAGGGGCTCGCGCGGGAAGAAAAGCGGTTGCTGGCCTGGTTCGATTTTCTCCAGGTCCATCCCGAGTTTTACCGAATTCTCAACGAGGGCGAGGTTTTTGTGCCGGCCGCGTTTCGGCGGCACGTGGAAGCATTCGGGGCCGGCTACTTGCGCGCGCTTCGCCGGGCGAAGCTGCGTGGAGAGCTTCATGATTTCGCTGACGAGGAGCTTGAACCGATCGCTTACATTCTGCTTGCGGCCCGTTCGTATCTCAGCTTCAGGTACGGATCCGTCGCGAGCGCGGCCGAGCCGCAGGTGCCCGACTATGTGCTGACGGCTTACATGAAGCTGCTTCGTCACGGCCTGTTTATTGATTCCCCAAAACCTGACGCTCCAAAACTTGACGCTGCAAAACCTGGCGCTGCAAAACTTGGCGCTGCAAAACCTGGTGCTCCAAAACCTCGTGCTCCAAGACCCGGCAAGATCGATCGCGCGGTATCAAAAAAAGCCCGCAAGGAAGCCGAAGCAGATTAGCCACGATACGACCTTGCCGCCAATCCCTCTGGAAAGCCTGACATGCGCAACGCTGTGAAATATGAAGTCATCGACCAGCACATCGCCCTGGTCACGATTAATCGCCCCGAGGCGCGCAACGCGGTGAACGGCGATGTAGCGGCCGGCCTTGAAGCTGCCGTCGATCAAACCAACGACGATCCGCGCATTCGGGTCTGCGTCCTGACCGGCGAAGGCGACAAGGCTTTCTGCGCCGGCGCGGATCTCAAGGCCGTTCGTGCGGGCGAAGTCAAATCGATCCGGACGCAAAGAGGCGGATTCGCCGGGTTCGTGTTCGCTGATCGGCGCAAGATATGGATTGCCGCCGTGAACGGCTTCGCACTCGGTGGAGGCCTCGAGATTACGCTCGCTTGCGATATGGCCGTCGCCGATCCGGCGGCGCAGCTCGGATTGCCGGAGGTCAAGCGCGGCCTGATGGCTCTGGCGGGAGGATTGGTGCGGCTTCCGCGAGCGATCCCTAAGGCGGTTGCCTACGAGGCAATTGCGACCGGTGAGCCCTTCACCGCCCAGCGGGCGTTCGAGCTGGGTCTCGTCAATTATGTCTCCGCACCGGGCCGCGCCCGCGAACGGGCACTCGAACTGGCGCATTCCATCGCGACGAATTCGCCGATCGCAGTGCAGGAAAGCATGCGGATCGCACGCAACCGGGGTGAAGTCGCCGAGGGCGAGTTGATCGACCTCGGCATGAGAGCGCGCGGTGAGCTCGAACGAACCGATGACTATGCCGAAGGACTTCGCGCGTTTGCCGAGAAACGCAAGCCTAATTGGACGGGCCGCTAACAGATTAAGCGGAAGGGAGGGATCCGGGTTCACACATGACTAACAGATCAAGATTACCGGTCATCGTCGGCGTCCATCAGATTACGGATACCAATTCGCCACCCGCCAGTGCACGCAGTCCCAAGGAGCTGATGGTCGCGGCCGCGCGCGGCGCAGCGATGGATTCCGGCGCGTCCGATCTCCTCAAGGCGATCGATGGCGTCACTGTGGTTCGTCAATTCTCCGATACGCTGCCCAGATTTGCCAGCCCGTTCGGTCGAATGGAGAATCCGCCCTGGAGCGTGGCACGCGCACTCGGATGCAATCCCCGGGAACTTCTCTACACCACGGCCGGCGGCCACACTCCCCAAGTCGTGGTCACGCGCTTCTGCGAGGAGATTGCGGCCGGACGGTTGAGTTGCGCATTGATGGTCGGGGCCGAGGCGCTTCGCACCCAGCACGCCGCTCAGAAAAATGGGACAGACCTCGACTGGTCCGAAGCTGCGCCGACGCCGCCAGAATCGTTCGGCGTGGAGCGGGCCTCGTTTTCGGACCTGGAGGGCAAATACGGTCTGAACGCGGCAATCTACGGCTATCCAATTGTTGAGCAGGCGATCCGCCGTCAACGACAATTGAGCCCGTCGGTCCATGCGCATCGCATGGGCGCCCTGATGGCGCGCCTTGCCGAGGTGGCAAGTTCGAACCCGCTGGCAACCCGGCGCACCCCGCTGACGGCGGCGGAAATTGCCAGCGTTTCGGAAAAGAACCCCTATATCGGCTATCCCTACACCCGATACATGAATGCCAATGTATTCGTGGACCAGTCGGCGGCGATTCTTGTCTGCTCGGCGAAGATGGCTGACGACTACGGCGTTCCCGATGCAAAGCGAGTCTATCTCCACGGCGCGGCGGCTGGTAACGATCACTGGTACGTCACCGAACGGGAGCCGATGCAACGCTCCCCCGCAATCCGCGAAGTGGTGCGGCGGACGCTCTCCAGGGCCGGCGTTGGCGTCGAGCAGGTGTCGTTCTTCGATCTCTACAGCTGCTTCCCCTCGGCGATCGAGATCGCATGCGCCGAGATCGGCCTGTCCGAGGACGATCCCCGCAATTTCACGATCACCGGCGGACTGCCCTTCTTCGGCGGCCCCGGCAACAACTATGTGACCCATTCGATCGCCGCGATGGTCGAGAAACTTCGTTCGTCTCCGACCGCGTATGGATTGGTGACGGCAAATGGCAGCTATCTGGCCAAGCATGCCGCGGGGCTGTATTCCGCCCGGATGCTCGAGGGGCCCTGGGACCATACAAATTCGCAAGGGCTTCAGGCGCAGCTCAATGCTGTCCCGATGGCACCGTTGATAGACGGTGCCGGCGGTGCGGCATCGATCGAGAGCTACACGCTCGCGGTCAGGGCCAATGTTGTGGAAAAGGCAATCATCGTCGGACGGCTGCGCGACGGGAATCAGCGCTTCCTCGCAAACATCGAAAATGACGACCAGGCATTGCTGCAATCCTTCATAGAGAGCGATCGCCTAGGCGCCGAAGGAACGGTCCGGACCATCGACGGCAAGTGCCGTTTCGCCCTCTAGCAACCGCGGTGAGCATTGGCCACGTACGCTGGAATCTGTCGCGCAGCGAGCGGCACCAGCTGACCCGTGCTGCATTTGGGTTGAATGCGCTTCTGCATTCGCCCTGAAAGCGCAGCTCGTGGCCCGACAGCGTAGCGACTCCCATTGGCTTGGCGCGACAGCCTGATCTGGTCCCGCTCCAACGTCCGCCGGAGCGACTGACCCCGACTCCAATGCCCCGTCCGGCTGATCCGGGCGGAGCATTAACTTGGCCGCATTGCGGACCCCAACGTCACCCTCCCTCAATTTCGAGGCGCACGCGACGATTATCGCTTGCCTCCTAGCTAGCGGCCGCCGG from Rhodopseudomonas sp. BAL398 encodes the following:
- a CDS encoding thiolase family protein, with the translated sequence MGLRSNVEVAIAGVGETAVGNLPGIHSTGLYIQAAKRAIEDSGIDKNEIDGLLTTASVVDDNVRHHMVIAEHLGLFCKTLCDTLRTGGAAFGYALQLAQWAVQSGRCRAVLVVAADNLLSGPGLGQGVAAYTELGAHSLEFEVPFGAHIPAFYALVAQRHMHEYGTTPEQLAAIAVACRKHASLNPAAQKRQPITIDDVLNSRMISSPLHMLDCSLISDGGGAFIVTTLERARELRRRPIRLLGAGQAQSYYHMGHLAGAIGHPLDRRGEFNLTNTVQKVAARDAFGEAGVTTDDIDVAEIYDSFTITALMQFEDLGFCKKGEGGSFVEGGRIELGGALPVNTHGGLLSFAHPGMPGGIFHLIEGVRQLRHECGPRQVPDAKIALVTNVSAVASNHSVCILGRD
- a CDS encoding enoyl-CoA hydratase-related protein, whose product is MRNAVKYEVIDQHIALVTINRPEARNAVNGDVAAGLEAAVDQTNDDPRIRVCVLTGEGDKAFCAGADLKAVRAGEVKSIRTQRGGFAGFVFADRRKIWIAAVNGFALGGGLEITLACDMAVADPAAQLGLPEVKRGLMALAGGLVRLPRAIPKAVAYEAIATGEPFTAQRAFELGLVNYVSAPGRARERALELAHSIATNSPIAVQESMRIARNRGEVAEGELIDLGMRARGELERTDDYAEGLRAFAEKRKPNWTGR
- a CDS encoding Zn-ribbon domain-containing OB-fold protein, which codes for MPTIAPRPTDVSKPFWDGCRDRRLLMQKCEDCGNLTFYPVYICPVCSSENLAWTELSGRGRVHSVTVVHRPATPVFASATPYALALIEVDEGPIMMSNIVGPNALQTKIDDRVEVVFEDVGDVTLPRFRRAGV
- a CDS encoding class I adenylate-forming enzyme family protein, with amino-acid sequence MQTFRELAEQVAARGDRPVLSYEGRTFSGQEFVTQARRVARALLSAGVRRGDRVCIWVPNRPEFVLVELATTLIGAIFVPIQSRYGATELGNIVERAEPTILFFQKTYLKVDLDSILQIAFPDIGEGKIERAPSLRRLVSFDGSRHRDVVGWSKFLASAEELDEAYFDLATALVEPDDPAVCIFTSGTTGVPKGAMLSHSAIISTERSVGDVMRISPNERVLYGAPLPSVFGCCNALVASWTHDACLVVMPTFEAGAALATIERESCNVIYGVPTMYLMLLNHPEFRPERTASLRTGIVGGAPCPPQLADAIIGQLGVRDLLSGYGMSETCAVITLTRIGDPVEIVTGTVGRPLPGVEVRICEPASPAVLAPEIDGEICVRGSNVMLGYFAGHDGLTKPFSDGWFRTGDLGVLGRDGNIRITGRVTDMILVGGFNVYPVEIEALLAEHPDVVQAHIVGINDERMGELPVAFVQLRAGAKPDPDNLTRFCTERIAKYKIPARFHFVEDFPMTPLGKVQKFELKKLAKQAVI
- a CDS encoding ABC transporter ATP-binding protein, with protein sequence MLRVENLTVSYGAALAVRGATFEALPRQVTALLGANGAGKTTTMLALSGLLPVRSGVIIFNGAPVHNLNNERLVQLGIVQVPQGRQVFAQMSVLENLELGAFVRRDREIKNEMARVFDIFPRLAERSQQSAGTLSGGEQQMLAIGRALMARPKLLILDEPSLGLAPIMVDAVYAVIARLAADGLAILLAEQDMTRALSVAARSFVLENGAVIAGGTGDELAASSFVQKAYLG
- a CDS encoding ABC transporter ATP-binding protein gives rise to the protein MSAILELQEVSVRFGGLTAVADATMAFVASEIHGLIGPNGAGKSTVINCISGFQRRSSGEIRLDGQVLPPLDAASVARHGIARSFQTPQLFSRLSVGDNVRVARRRKTETGLGVGDLLELVGLADLADRQADTLAYGQQRLLEVARALASSPRLLLLDEPAAGLASEDIERLSRLLKLIVSQFAIAVLIVEHNVPLVRQIADHITVMHHGFVIASGTPATVLADPAVVEAYLGGHSAAIEH
- a CDS encoding TetR/AcrR family transcriptional regulator, with translation MAISKKSRRSRKNRAERSEEIRQAIFLAAARVVGRYGYADASISKITTAAKVAHGTFYNHFESRQDLFEQLLPALGQLLLSHVTSEVAPVAEGLAREEKRLLAWFDFLQVHPEFYRILNEGEVFVPAAFRRHVEAFGAGYLRALRRAKLRGELHDFADEELEPIAYILLAARSYLSFRYGSVASAAEPQVPDYVLTAYMKLLRHGLFIDSPKPDAPKLDAAKPGAAKLGAAKPGAPKPRAPRPGKIDRAVSKKARKEAEAD
- a CDS encoding branched-chain amino acid ABC transporter permease encodes the protein MQSSDSLAGSREQAAKMRGRMAVGGAWILAAAGLFLLPPSLFSDYQLYTLNLALVNILLAVGLNLVIGVARQFALFTGALFGIGAYVSGICQVRYGLSFFAALPLAVAVATVASAAISLIAWRAGDLYLAMITFGFGEIFQFVLVHADSLTNGPDGLAIPRPAVAGALLAAPGQLYLLFLPLTVLALIAYRYIETGSLGRLFVALGDSEPALASIGYDHRVIKTAAFAIQGAYAGLAGALFAAAVGFIDPYSFGLSVTLQQLAAIAIGGFGSLAGSVLGSVTMTLVDRVLIDFPGLRELGYGLCLMAVFLIFPGGLAGLFSRRRSST
- a CDS encoding ABC transporter substrate-binding protein; this translates as MRAVILATVVALAPAAGWAQGVYGVTDTSIRVAVQDSLSGAYSQYGVPSLTGVRYVFDKVNASGGINGRKLEVVAEDDGCSPKQSVGVATKLASERSVVAVLGLTCSSAAVAVRDAVAPTTPLPFMSFSSGGYTSSSSQLGGLKPNFFFVAPSVHAQGGALVNFAMNVLKPQRVAFIGQTDVYGKEGRQGVDAMLAQYGQKIVADETLESRGTDATAQILKLKAANPDVVIAFLYQVPAQILLRQAEDLGLKATIVTSASVTDSSIYRSLPQSALAHYFGSMLARDVLDGPRMKPMMDEMRAKYPDVTFNPLVVSGVGAAETLVEAIRSLGKDVTPDKLAAALDHITNLNSHALSYPLTFTPGNHAGGRGLSIYKIVDGVETLAMPGYWPGDEKAAAPVAIE
- a CDS encoding acetyl-CoA acetyltransferase, translating into MTNRSRLPVIVGVHQITDTNSPPASARSPKELMVAAARGAAMDSGASDLLKAIDGVTVVRQFSDTLPRFASPFGRMENPPWSVARALGCNPRELLYTTAGGHTPQVVVTRFCEEIAAGRLSCALMVGAEALRTQHAAQKNGTDLDWSEAAPTPPESFGVERASFSDLEGKYGLNAAIYGYPIVEQAIRRQRQLSPSVHAHRMGALMARLAEVASSNPLATRRTPLTAAEIASVSEKNPYIGYPYTRYMNANVFVDQSAAILVCSAKMADDYGVPDAKRVYLHGAAAGNDHWYVTEREPMQRSPAIREVVRRTLSRAGVGVEQVSFFDLYSCFPSAIEIACAEIGLSEDDPRNFTITGGLPFFGGPGNNYVTHSIAAMVEKLRSSPTAYGLVTANGSYLAKHAAGLYSARMLEGPWDHTNSQGLQAQLNAVPMAPLIDGAGGAASIESYTLAVRANVVEKAIIVGRLRDGNQRFLANIENDDQALLQSFIESDRLGAEGTVRTIDGKCRFAL